One genomic segment of Streptomyces sp. TLI_146 includes these proteins:
- a CDS encoding ATP-binding protein gives MRRRLINSTLAVVLVVIAVFGVSLVIVETRTISSSAQESVNSEALRLVSVIDSRMLAGETVGAQSLAGVGPDRYARIDIPGRAPIELGTRPGGSLIRGSAKGERGEAVVVEESRSTVTREVGRTLLIIGAVALLAIVSAVLLAVRQANKLASPLTDLAETAERLGSGDPRPRHKRYGVHELDRVADVLDSSAERIGRMLTAERRLAADASHQLRTPLTALSMRLEEIALTDDLETVKEEATIALTQVERLTDVVERLLTNSRDPRIGSAVVFDLDEVVKQQLEEWRPAYRSAGRAIVRSGKQGLRAVGTPGAVAQVLAALIENSLMHGGGTVAVRTRVTGNQTVIEVTDEGPGVPPDLGARIFERTISGRNSTGIGLAVARDLAEADGGRLEMLQQQPAVFALFLSRVARGPREPEQTIR, from the coding sequence ATGCGCCGCCGACTGATCAACTCCACGCTCGCCGTGGTGCTCGTGGTGATCGCCGTCTTCGGCGTCTCCCTCGTCATCGTCGAGACCAGGACGATCAGCAGCAGCGCCCAGGAGAGCGTGAACTCCGAGGCGCTGCGGCTGGTGAGCGTCATCGACAGCCGGATGCTCGCGGGCGAGACGGTCGGCGCCCAGTCGCTGGCCGGGGTCGGCCCCGACCGCTACGCCCGCATCGACATCCCCGGCCGCGCCCCCATCGAGCTCGGCACCCGGCCCGGCGGCTCGCTCATCCGCGGCTCCGCCAAGGGCGAGCGCGGCGAGGCCGTCGTGGTCGAGGAGTCCCGCTCCACGGTCACCCGGGAGGTCGGGCGCACCCTGCTGATCATCGGCGCGGTGGCGCTGCTCGCCATCGTCTCCGCGGTGCTCCTCGCCGTACGCCAGGCCAACAAGCTGGCCTCCCCGCTCACCGACCTGGCCGAGACCGCGGAGCGGCTCGGCTCCGGCGACCCGCGCCCCCGCCACAAGCGGTACGGGGTGCACGAGCTGGACCGGGTCGCCGACGTCCTGGACTCCTCCGCCGAGCGGATCGGGCGGATGCTCACCGCCGAGCGCCGGCTCGCCGCCGACGCCTCCCACCAGCTGCGCACCCCGCTCACCGCGCTCTCGATGCGGCTGGAGGAGATCGCCCTCACCGACGACCTGGAGACGGTCAAGGAGGAGGCGACGATCGCGCTCACCCAGGTCGAGCGGCTCACCGACGTGGTGGAGCGCCTGCTCACCAACTCCCGCGACCCCCGGATCGGCTCGGCCGTCGTCTTCGACCTCGACGAGGTGGTCAAGCAGCAGCTGGAGGAGTGGCGCCCGGCCTACCGCAGCGCGGGCCGCGCGATCGTCCGCTCCGGCAAGCAGGGGCTGCGGGCGGTGGGCACCCCGGGGGCGGTCGCCCAGGTCCTGGCGGCGCTGATCGAGAACTCGCTGATGCACGGCGGCGGGACGGTCGCGGTGCGCACCCGCGTCACCGGCAACCAGACCGTCATCGAGGTCACCGACGAGGGGCCCGGCGTGCCGCCCGACCTGGGGGCGCGGATCTTCGAGCGGACCATCAGCGGCCGCAACTCCACCGGCATCGGCCTCGCGGTCGCCCGCGACCTGGCGGAGGCGGACGGCGGCCGGCTGGAGATGCTCCAGCAGCAGCCCGCGGTGTTCGCGCTGTTCCTGAGCCGGGTGGCGCGCGGCCCGCGCGAGCCGGAGCAGACGATCAGATGA
- a CDS encoding response regulator transcription factor: MTRVLLAEDDASISEPLARALRREGYEVEVREDGPTALDAGLQGGADLVVLDLGLPGMDGLEVARRLRSEGHTVPILVLTARADEVDTVVGLDAGADDYVTKPFRLAELLARVRALLRRGATEPAPQPATHGVRIDVESHRAWMGDEELQLTAKEFDLLRVLVRDAGRVVTRDQLMREVWDTTWWSSTKTLDMHISWLRKKLGDDAANPRYIATVRGVGFRFEKS, encoded by the coding sequence ATGACCCGTGTACTGCTCGCCGAGGACGACGCGTCCATCTCGGAGCCGCTGGCCCGCGCACTGCGTCGGGAGGGTTACGAGGTCGAGGTCCGCGAGGACGGCCCGACCGCCCTGGACGCCGGACTCCAGGGAGGCGCCGACCTGGTCGTGCTCGACCTGGGGCTGCCCGGAATGGACGGCCTGGAGGTGGCCCGCAGGCTCCGCTCCGAGGGCCACACCGTCCCGATCCTGGTGCTGACCGCCCGCGCCGACGAGGTGGACACCGTGGTCGGCCTCGACGCCGGCGCGGACGACTACGTCACCAAGCCGTTCCGGCTCGCCGAGCTGCTCGCCCGGGTGCGGGCCCTGCTGCGGCGCGGCGCCACCGAGCCCGCCCCCCAGCCCGCCACCCACGGCGTGCGGATCGACGTCGAGTCGCACCGCGCCTGGATGGGCGACGAGGAGCTCCAGCTCACCGCCAAGGAGTTCGACCTGCTGCGGGTCCTCGTACGCGACGCCGGCCGGGTCGTCACCCGCGACCAGCTGATGCGCGAGGTCTGGGACACCACCTGGTGGTCCTCGACCAAGACGCTCGACATGCACATCTCCTGGCTGCGCAAGAAGCTCGGCGACGACGCCGCCAACCCGCGCTACATCGCCACCGTGCGCGGCGTCGGCTTCCGCTTCGAGAAGAGCTGA